In one window of Niallia sp. Man26 DNA:
- a CDS encoding IS3 family transposase (programmed frameshift), which produces MAKFSIEEKISAVLEYIDGDDGVNTIARKIGVSYALFQDWIKQYKLHGEKAFEKRYTNYSVDFKLDVLKFMNETGTSNKETAAIFNISSPPTILKWRKAFEEGGIDALKPKKKGRPFMSKKSQKKTKKTPDKGSVEELQEEIYRLKMENAYFKKVECLSSGKGKATKQEKVKAIYELRKSFPITELMKIAGIAKSTYYYQLKVIQRPDKYIEIKQHIEFIYHTNQGRYGYRRIHLELRNRGVYINHKTVQRLMKQLGLKSLVRIKKYRSYKGKVGKIAPNVLKRNFVATKPNEKWVTDVTEFHLFGQKLYLSPILDLYNGEIIAYNIEKRPVYSLVSKMLNQALEALPEGEKPILHSDQGWHYQMSNYRHVLKQHGITQSMSRKGNCLDNAVMENFFGLLKSELFYLHDFENMDHFKRELESYIYYYNHIRIKAKLKGMSPVQYRTHAPEAA; this is translated from the exons ATGGCCAAATTTTCAATAGAAGAAAAAATTAGTGCCGTTTTGGAATATATAGATGGTGATGATGGCGTAAATACAATAGCGAGAAAAATTGGGGTTAGCTATGCTCTATTCCAAGATTGGATTAAACAATATAAGCTACATGGAGAAAAAGCCTTTGAAAAACGCTATACAAACTACTCCGTTGACTTTAAACTAGACGTATTGAAATTTATGAATGAAACTGGGACGTCTAACAAGGAAACGGCAGCTATCTTTAATATCTCATCTCCACCAACCATTTTAAAGTGGAGGAAGGCTTTTGAAGAAGGCGGAATAGATGCTCTAAAACCGAAGAAAAAGGGGCGTCCGTTTATGAGTAAAAAATCGCAGAAAAAAACAAAGAAAACACCAGATAAAGGTTCTGTGGAGGAACTGCAAGAAGAGATCTATCGTTTAAAGATGGAGAATGCCTACT TTAAAAAAGTTGAATGCCTTAGTTCAGGAAAGGGAAAAGCTACAAAACAAGAAAAAGTAAAGGCGATATACGAACTAAGGAAATCATTCCCGATAACAGAGTTAATGAAAATAGCTGGTATCGCAAAAAGCACCTATTATTATCAATTAAAAGTAATACAACGTCCAGATAAGTATATAGAAATAAAGCAACACATTGAGTTTATATACCACACGAATCAGGGGCGTTATGGCTACCGTCGAATTCACCTAGAGTTAAGAAATCGTGGTGTATATATTAATCATAAGACGGTACAACGCCTTATGAAACAACTTGGGCTAAAATCCTTGGTTCGGATAAAAAAATACCGTTCCTATAAAGGGAAAGTAGGGAAAATAGCACCTAATGTGCTAAAGCGTAACTTTGTGGCAACCAAACCGAATGAGAAGTGGGTAACTGATGTGACAGAGTTCCACTTATTTGGACAAAAGCTTTACCTATCTCCTATTCTTGATTTATACAATGGGGAAATCATTGCCTATAACATAGAAAAAAGACCTGTCTATTCCCTAGTTTCTAAGATGTTGAATCAGGCATTGGAGGCTTTGCCAGAAGGAGAGAAACCTATCCTGCACTCGGATCAAGGCTGGCACTATCAGATGAGTAATTATCGTCACGTGTTAAAACAGCATGGAATTACACAGAGTATGTCGCGAAAAGGAAATTGTTTGGATAATGCAGTCATGGAGAATTTCTTTGGCTTATTAAAGTCGGAATTATTCTACCTTCACGATTTTGAAAACATGGACCACTTTAAAAGAGAACTGGAGAGCTACATTTATTACTATAATCACATACGAATTAAGGCAAAATTAAAAGGCATGAGTCCGGTTCAATACCGAACTCATGCCCCAGAAGCTGCCTAA
- a CDS encoding trifunctional transcriptional activator/DNA repair protein Ada/methylated-DNA--[protein]-cysteine S-methyltransferase, producing MVISEKKKEEFYRALVDKNPHYDGIFFAGIKTTGIFCHATCTARKPKYENCEFFLRAEEALLAGYRPCKRCNPLYYPHSIPEEVEILVAEIERNPEKRWKEADFLELGIHSATARRKFKEIYGMTFVQYARSRRMGMAFKKIISGKKVIDQQVSLGYESSSGFNDAFTRIMGNPPKKTAISIIHANIFSTPLGNMISLTDAKYLYLLEFLDRRGLEREIEKLRIKHNARILPGNTDINKSLVEQLNLYFSGRLRQFTVPLYKSGTPFQMKVWDILTTIPPGQTISYQDIASRLGNINLVRAVGNANGANQISIIIPCHRVISANGDIGGYGGGIQRKKYLLNIENLYSE from the coding sequence GTGGTTATTTCTGAAAAAAAGAAAGAAGAATTTTATCGAGCATTAGTGGACAAAAATCCACACTATGATGGTATTTTTTTTGCTGGTATTAAAACAACTGGAATCTTCTGTCATGCAACTTGTACTGCCAGAAAGCCAAAGTATGAAAACTGCGAATTTTTTCTAAGAGCAGAAGAGGCGTTGTTAGCCGGGTATCGCCCTTGCAAACGTTGTAACCCTTTGTATTATCCTCATAGCATCCCAGAAGAGGTGGAAATATTAGTTGCTGAAATTGAAAGAAACCCTGAAAAGAGGTGGAAAGAAGCAGACTTTCTAGAGTTAGGCATCCATTCGGCTACTGCCAGAAGAAAGTTCAAAGAAATATATGGAATGACATTTGTCCAATATGCCCGCTCCCGCCGTATGGGAATGGCTTTTAAAAAGATTATCTCAGGCAAAAAGGTAATTGACCAACAAGTTTCCTTAGGCTATGAGTCATCTAGCGGGTTTAATGACGCATTTACAAGGATAATGGGCAACCCTCCGAAGAAAACAGCTATTTCGATTATCCATGCTAACATATTCTCCACACCTCTTGGCAATATGATCAGTTTGACTGACGCAAAATATCTATATTTGTTAGAGTTTTTGGATAGGAGAGGACTAGAAAGAGAAATTGAGAAGCTGCGTATAAAGCATAATGCTAGAATTTTACCTGGAAATACAGACATTAATAAAAGTTTAGTTGAACAGTTAAATTTATATTTCTCAGGGAGGTTGAGGCAATTTACAGTTCCTCTTTATAAAAGCGGAACACCTTTTCAAATGAAAGTATGGGATATCCTTACCACCATCCCGCCAGGTCAAACAATCTCCTATCAAGATATTGCTAGCAGATTAGGAAATATAAATCTGGTGAGAGCTGTTGGTAATGCAAACGGGGCCAATCAGATTTCGATCATCATTCCTTGTCATAGAGTCATAAGCGCAAATGGAGACATAGGAGGCTATGGCGGTGGAATACAGCGGAAAAAATATTTACTTAATATAGAAAATTTATATAGTGAATAA